tttttttaaacttttatatttttctaaatttttttttttttttttttcgttaatatcattgttatttatattcttatcattattgtctgataaaatattagaaTTACTAGAAGAATTATCactattatttgaattttctaaaatatcattattttctttccTTTCATTTGTATCCGTAtttatgtgtatatttGCGTTGAAACTTATATAAGAATCTTCAATTAAGttcacatatttatttatattttggtatgcatcattttttgtgtGTTCATTCAtctttacaatttttatcgttatgattatattcgttttgtaattattatttcttattttcCCAATGAAATATAGTAAATACTTTTACAACATTTACATTCATATTACTATCATTACGTAtacacataaataaatatattaatataatattttttgttttcacaaaataatgtaaaaaatattaatatttataattaaaactACAACATTATACactaaattatattaaatatttttttcttaaaatttACTATactgaaaataattaagaATAATCAATTGCCTTATATCCGTACAAGCttagtttttattttcctatcatgtgtatataattatatatttttttttttctctaaAATGAAgatcattatatatattataataatatatttatatatacaatattttttatagtaCGAAAAAAAcgtatacatataaataatttttgcaATTTAACGGTTTTactttaatatataaatttttttcttatttatattttaaacaatattattgttaatgaaaatccttttttttttccttcttttccattatttatttttttaattttctttcCTTTTCTCtcaatgtatatatttacttatatactgaaataaaataactgCTTTaggaattaaaaaaaagtaaaccAAAAgttcttttaatataaacatttcagagtaattaataaatcaaaatcatttacaaaaaacaaaaatataaattaacgATTAAATTGTgattcatatatacatttatttgtttatatattaagtTTTACCCTTTCCATTTCGTCGttaattatcattttatttctttataacggagaaataaatattacaaaGAGTTTCACTGCAATACTCCctgttttattatatacgcattttattaattatataaacatgcattgtatataatatatgtgttTTAGATTGTTTATAACTTTAAGATTTATAATAAGCGCTACATAAATTAATACTTTTATACTAAAGatttatataacatatatgTGAATTTCCTGCCATTTCCTGAGCGTTTTTTAACTTTCCATATTATTACTTTGTcctatatattaatttatatatatatatatatataattaatttattctatattttattattgatatatttcttCGTTTTCTCTTTTCCCCTTTTTGTagaacataaaatatatgattaaaaaattcattgtattttataatagttTTATAATTCTATAACATGATGAATTACCGTATAAGAATTATGCACACTTAtgtatttatgtatattatatatattcttaaataattttttatatttagaataattttcattataataacagtggtatatacatttaattaatatatatatatctttgTAATTTCCGTTTTattgtttgttttttctatactatatatacatatacacatacgcaatatttattttattctatattttttaaacgCTATACATATTTACTGTTCTATTTCCATAGGGTAATAACATCATTTCGTTTGAAGAATTTTCTATgttattatcatatatattacattgATAACTGTATACAAGTATGTGTAtgtatatagaaaaaatatatatacatatacaatattatgTACATGTTTCTTGACGTTTTAGATTGCTCCCGTTTTGAGTTATTGtgttattaatattaaaaattgcaatatatgtgtgtatgTAGTTTTTCTCCATAACAAATTGAAATaaagtaattttttttttaattacatcctaaattatttttccataattattcaaatataaaataataatagaaaacGACATGGATAGAATTATAAAAGAATAGGGATTAGTATTATAAATGTCCTTtctaataaataaacattctatacttgtttttattttttgaggTGATtgtaatttataatttattatgaataaattttgtgtttttaaaaaaaaaaaaaaaaaacataaaaaatgggGGTTGCATTAAGCAAAAGAAAGAATAATCCAGGTAAGGCaattaaaacatatatatatatatttatttttgtagaTGTTTATTacacatttattatttcaattATTGGACTAATTCGAGCAAAAATGCATTGTCTggacattttttatttattgtatatttatagcATGCTATTAATCGATTTGCcttttttaacatttatgtttttgtttattcttttaaaataatttccatttttttatatattttccaattttagataaaaatcttaaaaatgattcatcggaaaataaaaggcaaaagaaaaatgatGAGCATGACTCTAATTTggaatttataaaaaaatacaaaataataaacaagaTTGGAGAGtaatactatttttttcatctacTATTTGATAAACTTGTGTGCATGCTATAATAAGTGCgttcaattttattacattattaaatatttattcgtTTGTTTTCTATTACAGTGGGAATTTCTCAAAAGTATTTTGTTGCCGGggggaaaataaaaaaaaatgcgcTATGAAGGTTAGAAAGAGCATactaaaaaatagaaataaatattaacaacaattttgataaataattagtataaaataataaaaatttatgtcTGATTGAATTGTGAATATTTGGTTAACATGTTAATTTCAATGatcatacatatatattaatattttatttttatttcagtTAATGTGCTGCCCCTTAAAGAAAACTTCACATTATAACTGCTTCAAGCgtgaattatttataatgaaaacaataaataataagcaTCCATATATTGTTAAAATTCTTGATTATCATGAAAAGATTTGGAAAagttagaaaaaatataattttatatttatgtatatattatgatcgaaaaaattaatatatacattaattataatttactaatttgataaaaaaaaattttatttatagaatattatatagtCAAATTAATTTTAGAATATTGCGAAGGAggaaatttatttgaatatataaaaataaatggaaGTTGTACTCATTCTGAAGCTAGAGTTATCATAATTAAACTAGCCAAAActatacaatatataaactctttaaaaattatgcacAGAGATATTAAAcctgaaaatattttactaaGAACtaaagataatataaaaagtgtAGTTCTATCCGATTTTGGGTTAGCTAAAATTACACCTTCAAATCAGTCTGTCGTTAAAAGTAGATCTGTGTGTGGAAGCGATTTTTACCTAGCTCcagaaattataaaaaataaagaatatgGAATAAAAGTATGcaagttttattttttgataatacatatatattaattcgaatacaatatttatactcatatataaatgcacaaatttatgtttttattttcctttttttcttaGATTGATATTTGGAGTTTAGgagttttaattttttttataataactGGAAAAGTACCCTTTACAGGCAAAAATGCAAATGAgctatataataatattcttaAAGCAAATATTCCTGAATTGTAAGCAAAAAAGAGACAAAAAACACAGCTCATAGGAAGTgtatatgtgtataaatttatttttaaaagggAATATGCacaatatacatatgtatatatatttgtcttttttcttaattttttttagattaTCCAAGGAAAAATCATTGAACATACAACCGGggttaaaaaatttattagaaAACATTTTAGTGCATGATCCAGAAAAACGATTTAGCGTaatacaatataataaaacaatgataatattaatatataattaaatctTTCTTTAACTAaatcttttaatattaattccgattattttttaatgaatataagtcttaaatttttagttatacacatatttacattccctgattttttttttccattttacAGTGTTCAGATATTTTAAACCATCGGTGGATTAGAGGAACTCTTACAAGTTgtgaatttaaaatttttaattcggcttcatatataaagtaatttcaattaataatatataacacCATTTATggcacatatatatatatatataattttgttttcatattatatcaTACTTTTATATGGTTTGCATAtcacattttaaaataatattttttaattataaaacttTTACAGGAAATTAAAGttagacaaaaaaaaaagtttacCTGATGAGTCAAAAGAAAaccaaataataaacaaatcgtttgaaaaagaaaaggaTTCCATTGcaaatatgaaaaagaaatatacttttttcttaaaaaaaattacaaattagcacatttttaatacaaataaaagagATATACTAAaatttttcacattttttatattttactaaATTTGAATTGTTGACCTGTATATGATGTGTATGTACATGCATaggtttatatatacatatatataatatagcttttttttgctcaaatataaatgtatatatttcctTCAAATCTTTCAAAAAGTTTttatctattatttttttccatttttggataatattgatttcataattatgcatttttttgtatttaataaatatttgacTAAATATTGCGCAGAAACTggacaaatatatatataattatatatatttttgtttgtatattttttgtgctacatttttattaatatatttttttattttgatgttttcaattttttatttgtaaatacatttatagctttttgcttttatatatatttttttttcctccTTTAATCAACTAAAACCTTTGTAATACTTAAAACCCTTTTTTCTACCTACGTTTTACACATATACTGATTTTTTGTGTCAAAATAactaaattattattatattatttgtttaatatatagGCTATACTGCACATTTATATCATACAAGTTTGCTCATTGAtcatttacaaaatatttgagtaagtaattatatatcaaatGCATACATCTATGtatgtattataaattcatagaaacactaaaaaaaaatatatatatatatatataaattaaaaacacagcgaaatatatggaaaaaataaagttaaaaatataaaggggtaataaaaaaatattatattattataaaaacgtattatataaacatgTCCATAAAACGTAACATATAAATgtcacaaaaaaaatatatatataatatagccaaaaaaaggaataagaaatattttataaattatagaCGTTAACGAACTCAAACAATTGTATATGCTACAAACATTCACCTGGGATGTATTCGTAATttatatgtgcatatatatacatatgcttccatcatataatagtatattaaaaatatattactttttttggatataattatatttttttattatgcatattaaggggaataaaataattgtaaaaaaaatacccCTAAATggatattatttaattggGAATAAATAGGTAGATATAATAGGCACCTAATTTTCGTTATagtttaatttataattatttatatttatgaattGTTTTTAATCGAATAAATTATCAATCATTTCTTCATACCCATTTGTTTCATCATATTTGACATGACCCCACCAAAATCATCCATTTTTGTAAGTTCCTTTAACATATTAACCATATTGTTAGCGCCCCCCATAttattaaacatattaggatccataatattattcattttgcTCATAAATTGTTTTTGATTTCTCATTAAATTTcccatattattatctctTAATCCTAATTTTCCCATTTTTAATACCATTTTTTGCAAGAATTTAAATTGTTCTAataattcttttatatCTGAAAGTTTTGTTCCCGAACCTTTACAAATACGTATACATCTACTATCATTAAGTGGTTTGACACAATCCAATTCTTCATTAGTCATTGAATCCATAATAaccatatatttttttattttatctataCCTTCTTTTTCAGTTCCCTTGCTAATTAGATTAGTACCAAATCCTGGTATCATAGACATAACTTTACTAAGACTTCCCAttttaaatacattttGAAACTGATCATACATATCTCTTAAAACAAATTTCCCTTTTGCAATTCGATTTATTAATTGTGGTTGTTTTTCAATATCTATAACTTCTTTTAAAGTGGATACTAATCCATCAATATCACCTAATCCTAGTAATCGTGATACAAATGATTTTGCTTcgaatttttcaaaatcaTTTACATGTTCCCCTGTACCTATAAATGTTATAGGACAGCCAATAGCAGAGACTGCTGATAATGCACCGCCTCCTTTAGCATGGCCATcaatttttgtaataataatacttcCTACTTTTAcagaatttttaaatgcCATAGCTTGATCATGACAACTTTGACCTATATGACTATCAATAACAAATACAATTTCTTCTGGTTTTATAGAACTTTCTACTTGTTTCATTTCttcaaataaatcattttcTTGTTTATGTCTTCCTGAACTGTCAACAATTATTAAATCGtatttatcttttaaaaatgcatTTACACCATCTGTTGCTATTTTTACTGGGTCAACTTCAGAATAACTACCATAAAACGgtatttttacttttgctgcattttgttttaattgATCAAAAGCTCCTGCTCTAAATGTGTCAGCACAAATCAAAGCAGTTTTAAatccttttttttgataataatgcGCATATTTTGTACATGTAGTTGTTTTACCACTTCCTTGTAAACccacaaataatattacatTTCTATCTCCCTTTTTTGGAACATAAGattctttttttccttctaataatttaattaattcttctactacatatttttgaactaatctttttttattattaccatATGCCGCAGCATtcttttcaatatttttctttatattactttttatatctttcaGATAAATCACATTAATGTCTGCTAAAATTAAAGCTCGtataatttcttttaaacattcttcaataatattatcatcTGCAACTGGCGCTGCTTGAATTTTTTGAAGCGCATTTGTAAGCTGCGCCCCGAGTTCAGTAAGAAccatttttgttttattttttatatcctttttaaagttttatatatgtattgtctttataaattaatttgtgtgttttttattttttggacAAGTAGCTATATTCCTCTAtgttcatataattatgtgacgaatatatatttctcgTCTTTGCATAAAAAATCCACACACTTTTTGGTAATTGATTTACTTATTTTgtgcatataaaaaataggcaataataaaatggcttcttaaaataaataatattatatatattttttttagagaTATTACGAGAAGATATAACATGCAAATCAAGtcgtatttttttaaaaggaatgaattttaacaaatgtctgataaaaaatacaatacataatcattaaaatagagtgtaaaagatatattaccataatatattttacatgaatataataatttatgtgAAAAAGAGAAacacatgtatatataggAAAAAAGTTGTGTacaattattaattatcaATTGGAccagaaaaaaatataatattaaattttaatattcttataaatatgttcataattattgCTTCTTATGTTGCATTTTTTACGAtcttatttaatataaagctttttatttttaatttatcaaaattcTCAAGAGTTATGAGATTTTTAATAATCTTAAATTATCTCCTTTggagtaaaaaaaaatatcaaaaagaAACATAAAACGTActataaacaatatatattgaaatgaatatatgggtataaatacaaatatattacatgtatatattatacataattttaaatccTCCCATTTTACAAATAAGCATGTTTGTTTCTCATCATAATATAGATcctaataaaataatatacataaaatgtattatatggatataaaataatatatgtttatgctatgtatatataaacaatatatggctatattattttataaattttatattataaatatataatttttttcaatactATCTTTGTATATACTTATTTGATTATTCgcctttaaaaaaaaataaatcctTAAATATCTATGttctaataatttttaaatcttAATTGTATacagaaaaaaagaaaaaaaaacaaaaaaggGGTGGAAAAAATACTGCAATTAAATATGCTCATATCGtatttatgaataataatataccaTGACACACCATACTTGTCAATTtcctcaaaaaaaaaattaaagatagttttcttatattaaggtaaatgaaaaaagaaataaattatatttacaacatattatatataatgcaaGCTatgaaacaaaaatatatatatatatttatatttatttatatatcatatatatatttataacaatataataaaattactTCAGCATATGTGAAAAccatatttcatttatttatgcatGTTTTGAAATTTCCCCCTTTTTCTATTaaaaaggaataaaaaaaacagacAAATCAAACctttctattattttaatgtagagtatgcatattttttatttttaacaaattattttctataaataaaatgaaaaaatatatttaaataatatattcatttaaaaagggagaaaataataaggaaTATTTTCGTGGAATTAtgatttcatatataaaacgACTGAAAATGGTCTAAGCCTAAATGGTggaaatataatgaaaataaataaaaaaatattttgattttatttatcaatATTCTAATAAGTATATACAGAATAAGccataattatatttatcccAAATTTAAGATAAATTCAAAACagaaaatacatttttttttataacataCACATTATTATCACTTAATTGTTgaaatgataaattattaataatgaaaattgaCCAAACTAAGGAATTAACAACaggtaaaaaaaatatttttataactgtatttaaaaaaaaaagacattTTAAATAGCTTACTTATTTCGGAAATGTAACATTATGTTTTGttctattttttgttttttttaaataataattgcAAATTTGTTGAAAAATACTAAGTtgtttatcattatatatatacatgccttattaataatattatttgttcaATTCAGattgataaataaaatatatttgagTAAAATAAGCactattaataaaattgattgtttcctatt
This DNA window, taken from Plasmodium berghei ANKA genome assembly, chromosome: 13, encodes the following:
- a CDS encoding serine/threonine protein kinase, putative, which encodes MGVALSKRKNNPDKNLKNDSSENKRQKKNDEHDSNLEFIKKYKIINKIGDGNFSKVFCCRGENKKKCAMKLMCCPLKKTSHYNCFKRELFIMKTINNKHPYIVKILDYHEKIWKKYYIVKLILEYCEGGNLFEYIKINGSCTHSEARVIIIKLAKTIQYINSLKIMHRDIKPENILLRTKDNIKSVVLSDFGLAKITPSNQSVVKSRSVCGSDFYLAPEIIKNKEYGIKIDIWSLGVLIFFIITGKVPFTGKNANELYNNILKANIPELLSKEKSLNIQPGLKNLLENILVHDPEKRFSCSDILNHRWIRGTLTSCEFKIFNSASYIKKLKLDKKKSLPDESKENQIINKSFEKEKDSIANMKKKYTFFLKKITN
- a CDS encoding signal recognition particle subunit SRP54, putative, which gives rise to MVLTELGAQLTNALQKIQAAPVADDNIIEECLKEIIRALILADINVIYLKDIKSNIKKNIEKNAAAYGNNKKRLVQKYVVEELIKLLEGKKESYVPKKGDRNVILFVGLQGSGKTTTCTKYAHYYQKKGFKTALICADTFRAGAFDQLKQNAAKVKIPFYGSYSEVDPVKIATDGVNAFLKDKYDLIIVDSSGRHKQENDLFEEMKQVESSIKPEEIVFVIDSHIGQSCHDQAMAFKNSVKVGSIIITKIDGHAKGGGALSAVSAIGCPITFIGTGEHVNDFEKFEAKSFVSRLLGLGDIDGLVSTLKEVIDIEKQPQLINRIAKGKFVLRDMYDQFQNVFKMGSLSKVMSMIPGFGTNLISKGTEKEGIDKIKKYMVIMDSMTNEELDCVKPLNDSRCIRICKGSGTKLSDIKELLEQFKFLQKMVLKMGKLGLRDNNMGNLMRNQKQFMSKMNNIMDPNMFNNMGGANNMVNMLKELTKMDDFGGVMSNMMKQMGMKK